A single Lysinibacter sp. HNR DNA region contains:
- a CDS encoding DUF47 family protein, whose product MFQNIFRRRKRLPKDRPKRGSKRRTIPALLIRQINFALEGAELAHRVCTKTVIDGRDKMTRIEHNGDDARSDLIEYLSGTLTTPLDREDIFRASRSIDDVLDNLRDFVRESDLWAVSLPRQAEHAVEAIGEALRHLRHGVENIRISSSQEHLRCARKEAKTVRKHYQAGLAVIFTGDFTMNTLKQREMLRRLDVVALRLIEAADAVMDGQIKRTM is encoded by the coding sequence ATGTTCCAAAATATTTTCCGCCGTCGTAAGCGTCTTCCAAAGGATCGACCAAAGCGCGGCTCAAAGCGCCGTACTATTCCGGCTCTTTTAATTCGGCAAATTAACTTTGCGCTGGAGGGTGCGGAGCTGGCGCACAGGGTCTGCACCAAAACAGTCATCGACGGTCGAGACAAGATGACCCGCATTGAACACAATGGTGATGATGCCCGCAGTGACCTGATCGAATACCTCTCGGGGACGCTCACCACACCACTTGATCGTGAGGATATTTTTCGTGCGTCTCGCTCCATTGATGATGTGCTCGATAACCTTCGAGACTTTGTGCGTGAAAGCGACCTTTGGGCGGTCTCTCTCCCTCGTCAGGCCGAGCACGCGGTGGAAGCAATTGGGGAGGCTCTTCGTCATCTCCGGCACGGGGTCGAGAACATCCGTATCTCTTCGTCACAAGAGCACCTGCGCTGTGCCCGAAAAGAAGCAAAAACCGTGCGAAAGCACTATCAAGCTGGCTTAGCCGTAATATTTACCGGCGATTTCACTATGAACACCCTGAAGCAACGCGAAATGCTTCGACGTCTCGATGTTGTTGCCCTGCGCCTCATTGAAGCAGCGGATGCGGTGATGGATGGCCAGATCAAACGAACGATGTAG
- a CDS encoding glycerophosphodiester phosphodiesterase family protein: MKQSFIAICSLLTLILQVIIPSAALANTVDVAPENTPKNSFHCTHSAAGVLHQMQKLAGQQEFMTIRHRGDFDATTPENSMQAFRNSYSSCRPGVETDLRRTADDHLVMFHDTHIGKMMEPTYDPETNTGPNAELSTLTLSQLKEKNLVTIDRNPTNYKILTFHEFLQDAVTQGAASLLFVEIKSDNDVHATVREVLAFHKAFPEADIFDRVVFKFRLSAYPTFQLWKDSLKDLYELPRTPLTQVAVSRAIANEVDKRFDLSTPPGMTPSYYGTKTWAESNATTDGVLSVEVTMKDSVGFYNNFPHRGYGDRAPFAEIERYYAPRDISESNTRKGTMAQLTALVRASNKPLGQFVPIPDWVLWRKNFTDWEKPLPSVWGNTTQITPKDAYFQNNSKCCYALQFRIADHGNDPEQNDLRMLLPWLEDIGATVLTSDDTDSIDYYFEGRGKLYNIGQVWDGTIEPAPAAMNSLISSNTNQRFTSPLMMVSIDSIRVNDIDGEAPGDLYGSVSISDDSSYGTVLFERTAENSLPIYPNQYMPLTGPPGTETPYAFSGQALFHGGDISVELWDRDTLSPDDLIAYAKINIAATTEEIKQSYKTTAGVEHEIPGKGKYTTHGSVTINYSIRRHWTNFEIAKLTVNNIDGESPGNLFGTVIMSPNANPPQGTGSIFFHTEQDHALDIYPGSNVPLKLAQSPGFDTILLSVDLEDYDTISPNDCVAKGAFYLNKFYPPDEIVPRNIGCPREPNNVTAYTTWNASMNRKERTSTFVPTIDGDGS; encoded by the coding sequence ATGAAACAGTCGTTCATCGCAATCTGCTCTTTATTGACACTTATTCTACAAGTTATTATTCCCAGCGCAGCTTTAGCAAACACTGTCGATGTTGCTCCTGAGAACACACCAAAAAACAGTTTTCACTGTACTCACTCAGCTGCCGGAGTCCTTCATCAAATGCAAAAGCTTGCTGGGCAGCAAGAGTTTATGACCATTCGTCACAGGGGAGACTTTGACGCCACAACACCAGAAAACAGCATGCAAGCGTTTCGAAACTCATACTCTTCTTGTCGTCCCGGTGTCGAGACAGATCTACGACGCACAGCCGATGACCATTTGGTCATGTTCCATGACACACATATTGGCAAAATGATGGAGCCCACCTACGACCCAGAAACAAACACCGGCCCTAACGCGGAACTAAGTACTTTAACACTCAGTCAACTCAAGGAAAAGAACCTAGTAACCATTGACCGCAACCCCACCAACTACAAGATACTCACTTTTCACGAGTTTCTTCAAGATGCTGTTACTCAAGGAGCAGCCTCCCTTCTCTTTGTAGAGATCAAATCGGATAATGACGTCCACGCCACAGTGAGGGAAGTACTTGCCTTCCACAAAGCTTTTCCAGAGGCAGATATCTTCGACCGAGTGGTGTTTAAATTTAGACTCAGCGCTTACCCCACCTTTCAGCTTTGGAAAGACTCTCTCAAGGACCTATACGAACTTCCGCGCACCCCTTTGACACAGGTAGCAGTCAGCCGCGCAATTGCCAACGAAGTCGACAAGCGTTTCGACTTATCTACACCACCGGGCATGACACCAAGCTATTACGGCACAAAAACCTGGGCAGAATCTAACGCAACAACCGATGGTGTCCTCAGCGTGGAAGTAACAATGAAAGACTCCGTTGGGTTTTACAACAACTTTCCTCACAGGGGGTACGGTGATCGTGCCCCTTTCGCAGAAATCGAACGATATTATGCCCCACGTGACATATCCGAATCAAATACGCGAAAAGGAACGATGGCGCAACTCACTGCTCTCGTTCGAGCCTCGAATAAGCCGCTGGGGCAGTTTGTTCCTATTCCTGACTGGGTTCTTTGGCGGAAAAACTTCACCGATTGGGAGAAACCACTCCCCAGTGTCTGGGGTAACACCACACAGATTACTCCAAAAGACGCGTATTTCCAGAATAATTCAAAATGCTGCTACGCGTTACAGTTCCGTATCGCCGACCATGGGAATGATCCGGAGCAAAACGACCTCCGAATGCTCTTGCCTTGGTTGGAAGATATTGGCGCAACCGTTCTCACTTCAGACGATACCGACAGTATCGACTATTACTTTGAGGGCCGCGGCAAGTTGTATAATATTGGTCAAGTCTGGGACGGAACGATAGAGCCAGCACCTGCTGCAATGAACTCGCTCATTAGTTCCAACACCAATCAACGTTTCACTTCGCCCCTGATGATGGTCTCAATCGATTCCATCCGTGTGAATGATATCGATGGGGAGGCACCGGGTGACCTCTACGGAAGTGTGTCTATCAGCGATGACAGTTCTTATGGCACAGTACTATTTGAACGAACCGCTGAAAACAGCCTGCCCATCTATCCCAATCAATACATGCCTCTCACAGGACCCCCGGGAACAGAGACACCATATGCTTTCAGTGGACAGGCTCTATTCCATGGAGGAGACATCTCTGTTGAACTCTGGGATAGAGACACGCTCTCGCCTGACGACCTTATTGCTTACGCCAAAATCAACATAGCAGCAACTACCGAAGAGATCAAACAAAGCTACAAAACAACCGCCGGTGTAGAACATGAAATTCCAGGAAAAGGAAAATACACTACCCATGGCTCCGTCACAATTAATTACTCAATACGACGACACTGGACAAACTTCGAAATAGCAAAACTCACAGTCAATAATATTGATGGCGAATCCCCGGGTAATCTTTTTGGAACAGTCATAATGTCCCCCAATGCGAATCCCCCACAAGGCACAGGATCGATCTTCTTCCACACAGAACAGGATCACGCTCTTGATATCTATCCGGGAAGCAACGTTCCCTTGAAACTCGCACAGAGTCCTGGCTTCGACACAATACTTTTGAGTGTTGATCTTGAAGATTACGATACTATCAGCCCCAATGACTGTGTAGCAAAGGGAGCGTTCTATTTGAATAAGTTCTATCCTCCTGATGAAATAGTACCGCGCAATATCGGCTGCCCTCGCGAGCCAAACAATGTTACGGCATACACAACGTGGAACGCCTCCATGAACCGCAAAGAGAGAACCAGCACATTCGTTCCTACCATTGATGGTGACGGCAGCTAA
- a CDS encoding MFS transporter, with amino-acid sequence MSATKEYSPFRRSASNTLKGSAGNLVEWFDVYVYAVFASYFEFHFFAQGDTNSQIYVWAIFALTFLMRPVGSWFFGRFADRHGRRAALTFSISLMAGCSFIIAITPARESIGMSAAVILILCRLLQGFATGGEYGTSATYMSEAALPGRRGFFSSFQYVTLVGGHVLAQLTLLIMLTTLTPEEITDWGWRVAFAIGGIGALIVFWLRRTMDESLDKKQIDAARSGKDKSAGSLRELLVHYWRPFILCFLVTMGGTLAFYAYTVNGPKIIQASFADDDVITGTVINLIALSVLMVLQPFGGWLSDIVGRKTLLVFFGVGGVLYTGFLYTALPSAANPIVAFLILCGAFVIITGYTSINAVVKAELFPAHIRALGLGLGYALANSIFGGTAPLLYSAALSTENVTAFIVYTTITIGASLLVYIFFLHNRGLNWLDNEEELSAKRVVVEVGR; translated from the coding sequence ATGTCTGCTACAAAGGAGTACTCCCCCTTCCGACGCTCAGCATCAAACACCCTAAAAGGCTCGGCGGGCAACCTCGTCGAATGGTTCGACGTTTACGTGTATGCGGTTTTTGCCTCATACTTCGAGTTTCACTTCTTTGCACAGGGCGACACAAACTCACAGATCTACGTGTGGGCGATCTTTGCCCTCACCTTTCTAATGCGCCCGGTTGGCTCCTGGTTCTTCGGACGTTTTGCCGACCGACACGGACGCCGAGCCGCGCTAACCTTCTCCATCTCGCTCATGGCAGGATGCTCCTTCATCATCGCTATCACTCCCGCACGGGAATCCATCGGCATGAGCGCCGCCGTGATCCTCATTCTGTGCCGTCTCCTTCAGGGATTTGCCACCGGCGGCGAGTACGGCACCAGCGCAACCTACATGTCGGAGGCGGCCCTTCCCGGACGGCGCGGCTTCTTCTCGTCGTTCCAGTACGTCACCCTGGTTGGCGGCCACGTGCTCGCCCAGCTCACACTACTCATCATGCTCACAACTCTCACCCCAGAGGAAATCACCGATTGGGGATGGCGAGTCGCCTTTGCTATCGGCGGCATCGGAGCCCTCATCGTATTCTGGCTGCGCCGCACCATGGATGAATCCCTGGACAAGAAGCAGATTGATGCGGCCCGCTCCGGCAAAGACAAGTCGGCCGGTTCACTACGTGAACTGCTGGTGCACTACTGGCGTCCCTTTATCCTGTGCTTTCTCGTGACTATGGGCGGCACACTCGCCTTCTACGCGTACACGGTGAACGGACCCAAGATTATCCAGGCGAGCTTCGCCGATGACGACGTCATCACCGGAACCGTGATCAACCTCATTGCGCTCAGCGTATTGATGGTACTCCAACCCTTTGGCGGCTGGCTCAGCGACATCGTGGGCCGAAAAACCCTCCTGGTCTTCTTTGGGGTCGGCGGCGTACTTTACACCGGATTCCTCTATACCGCCCTGCCCTCAGCGGCCAACCCTATTGTGGCCTTCCTCATCCTCTGCGGGGCGTTTGTCATTATCACCGGGTATACCTCGATTAATGCGGTGGTTAAGGCGGAACTCTTTCCCGCCCACATTCGTGCCCTCGGTCTCGGGCTCGGCTACGCCCTCGCCAACTCAATCTTTGGCGGCACCGCTCCGCTTCTCTACAGCGCGGCGCTCAGCACCGAGAACGTGACCGCCTTTATCGTCTACACCACGATCACCATCGGGGCGTCGCTCCTGGTTTACATCTTCTTCCTGCACAACCGCGGGCTCAACTGGTTGGACAACGAGGAAGAGCTCAGCGCAAAGCGGGTGGTGGTTGAAGTGGGGCGTTAG
- a CDS encoding UDP-N-acetylglucosamine--N-acetylmuramyl-(pentapeptide) pyrophosphoryl-undecaprenol N-acetylglucosamine transferase: MNSTQLSEASLMQARPLRVAIGAGGTGGHIYPGLAVAQALQELHPAAEITFFGARGRLEEKIVPQHGYPLYTTTVVGSVGKKAPLAPFLLASAALRCSSYLRRWGAHVVLGMGGYPSLPVVFGARFARLPIIIHEANAVAGRANQLASRFTKNIAVAHVDGGVRLSSSNPVRALGMPLLKQSVESQRPGFRSESRRAFGASEEEIVVLVCGGSLGAQSITNAAISAALLAAKTERIRFIIKTGASDEERAQRQLANVSTATAYAYIDRMDQAYAAADIVVGRSGASTVAELAEAGLASILIPYPHAIGDHQRVNAQRLVRANAAVVLEDDLVDGPALLREIVKLTRPGVRERMGAAARGVHRPDAAEELARWAISLAYPDNTHQDQSQV; encoded by the coding sequence ATGAACAGCACACAATTATCTGAGGCTAGCCTGATGCAGGCGAGGCCGCTCCGAGTGGCGATTGGGGCGGGAGGAACCGGCGGGCACATTTACCCGGGACTTGCTGTTGCTCAGGCACTTCAGGAGCTCCACCCCGCCGCAGAGATTACGTTTTTTGGCGCGCGTGGCCGGCTGGAGGAAAAGATCGTTCCCCAGCATGGTTATCCGCTGTACACAACGACGGTGGTCGGGTCAGTTGGGAAGAAAGCTCCTTTGGCTCCCTTTCTCTTAGCTTCAGCGGCTCTTCGCTGTTCCTCGTACCTTCGACGTTGGGGTGCGCACGTGGTGCTTGGTATGGGAGGTTACCCGAGCCTGCCCGTTGTGTTTGGTGCTCGGTTTGCGCGCTTGCCGATCATAATTCACGAGGCAAACGCGGTTGCCGGGCGTGCGAACCAGTTAGCGAGTCGTTTCACTAAGAATATTGCAGTGGCACACGTTGACGGCGGAGTGAGATTGTCCAGTAGCAACCCGGTCAGAGCGTTGGGGATGCCTCTTCTGAAGCAGTCTGTCGAATCACAACGACCGGGGTTTCGCAGTGAGTCCCGGCGCGCTTTTGGTGCCTCGGAAGAGGAAATTGTTGTGCTGGTGTGTGGCGGCAGTCTTGGTGCGCAGAGTATCACGAACGCCGCAATCAGCGCCGCGCTGTTGGCGGCTAAGACGGAGCGTATCCGCTTTATCATCAAGACGGGCGCGAGCGATGAGGAACGCGCTCAAAGGCAACTTGCCAACGTGTCAACTGCAACGGCTTACGCCTATATTGATCGGATGGATCAGGCGTATGCGGCCGCAGATATTGTGGTTGGTCGATCCGGGGCAAGCACGGTGGCGGAGCTTGCCGAGGCTGGGCTGGCGAGCATTCTCATTCCCTATCCGCACGCGATTGGTGATCATCAGAGGGTCAACGCCCAGCGACTGGTTCGTGCCAACGCCGCGGTCGTTCTGGAGGATGATCTGGTTGACGGCCCCGCCCTGCTGCGGGAAATCGTGAAATTGACTCGGCCCGGTGTGCGAGAACGGATGGGAGCTGCCGCTCGGGGGGTTCACCGTCCCGATGCGGCAGAAGAACTTGCGCGCTGGGCTATCAGTCTGGCGTACCCGGACAACACTCATCAAGATCAATCGCAAGTATAA
- a CDS encoding GDP-mannose 4,6-dehydratase gives MNNFWKNRSVVVTGGEGFIGSVLTEELLRAGARVTVFAHYKPYGTRGHLSHLLDDIKIVSGDIRDAEQIREATKNTDTVFHLAALIGIPYSYAAPHTYVTTNVEGTRNVVAACQQNGVRRVVHTSTSEVYGTALSVPISEEHPLQPQSPYSATKIGADAIAMSYYHSYDTPVSICRPFNTYGPRQSARAIIPAVLQQLLSGVDELKVGSLTPTRDFTFVSDTAQGFMAIAESDKTVGRTLNLGAGEEISIGALIELLKKITQNSARVVHDPERTRPTGSEVHRLLADNRLVRSLTRWQPTVSLKDGLTQTAEWLALQPILRASEYAV, from the coding sequence ATGAATAATTTTTGGAAAAATCGTAGCGTCGTTGTGACAGGCGGAGAAGGATTTATCGGAAGTGTCCTCACCGAGGAGCTTCTTCGGGCAGGCGCACGGGTTACCGTTTTTGCCCACTACAAGCCCTACGGTACCCGAGGTCACCTTTCCCACCTCCTAGACGATATTAAAATTGTGAGTGGAGACATTCGTGATGCTGAACAGATCCGAGAGGCCACCAAAAATACAGACACAGTGTTTCATCTTGCTGCGCTGATCGGTATCCCCTATAGCTATGCGGCCCCTCATACTTACGTGACAACAAATGTTGAGGGAACTCGGAACGTGGTGGCTGCGTGCCAGCAAAACGGTGTACGCCGAGTGGTACACACCTCCACGAGTGAGGTTTACGGCACGGCGCTATCGGTGCCAATCTCGGAGGAACATCCGCTACAGCCTCAATCTCCCTACTCCGCGACCAAAATAGGGGCCGACGCAATTGCAATGTCTTATTACCACTCGTATGATACCCCGGTATCGATCTGTCGACCCTTTAACACGTACGGTCCGAGGCAGAGTGCCCGGGCGATAATTCCGGCGGTGCTCCAGCAGTTATTGAGCGGAGTAGACGAGCTAAAAGTTGGCTCTCTCACACCAACTCGCGACTTCACCTTTGTTTCGGATACGGCACAGGGTTTTATGGCTATTGCGGAGAGCGACAAAACCGTGGGACGCACCCTCAACCTCGGCGCGGGTGAGGAAATCTCAATCGGGGCTTTGATCGAGCTTCTTAAGAAAATCACCCAGAATTCGGCACGTGTCGTCCACGACCCTGAACGCACACGGCCAACGGGTAGCGAGGTTCACCGGTTACTCGCAGATAATCGATTGGTTCGCTCGCTCACCCGGTGGCAGCCAACTGTGTCGCTGAAGGATGGACTCACGCAGACGGCAGAGTGGTTGGCCCTTCAGCCAATTTTGCGGGCATCAGAATACGCGGTGTGA
- a CDS encoding HAMP domain-containing sensor histidine kinase — MRSQKSPRGFGQKLSLRTRLSLGIALSVTTVVLSCLVGAFIVVQNTLKNERDTELQRSAGGIQAAITYHSWAITSDGCKYTPRLACIQIVDTQGNTDGSVPVPPRVVEVAAGTEPGYFFDFDLEGSTARSYAMEVDTGQAVMVTLRNDRVDTQLSRLALLFLGIAALGVALSGILGFLVSRGAVRLIRKLTLATEQVAADRKFDVRILESGKDELARLARSFNSMLGELDRSEKAREQLILDASHELRTPLTSIRTNTQLLGDSRLNATQEKQIVQDLVEGVEEMTGLIADVVDVARGDEGSRPHKTVEFGELVQQQTAAAQRHWPTVEFRTDVTQASLTGSPERLARLISNLLDNAAKFSPSEGVINVTCQPTRKGLVFTVDDRGPGISEEHLARVFDRFYRTPTARSLPGSGLGLAMVKQIADAHGAEVTIKKRSGGGTHFRVFFPINRTEPA, encoded by the coding sequence GTGAGAAGCCAGAAATCCCCTCGAGGATTCGGACAAAAACTGTCGCTGCGAACTCGTCTTTCGCTCGGCATCGCCCTCTCGGTGACAACTGTTGTTCTCTCCTGCCTGGTCGGAGCATTCATCGTTGTACAGAACACGCTCAAAAACGAGCGTGACACGGAGCTTCAAAGATCAGCGGGCGGGATTCAAGCAGCGATCACATACCACAGTTGGGCAATCACCTCTGACGGATGCAAGTACACCCCTCGCCTTGCGTGCATCCAGATTGTGGATACGCAGGGGAACACCGACGGATCAGTACCCGTTCCACCGCGGGTGGTTGAGGTTGCCGCGGGGACGGAGCCGGGATATTTTTTCGACTTTGATCTCGAGGGATCTACCGCACGCAGTTACGCTATGGAGGTCGACACCGGCCAAGCCGTAATGGTCACGCTTCGCAATGATCGGGTAGATACACAGCTCAGCCGCCTTGCCCTGCTATTTCTTGGTATAGCTGCTTTGGGGGTTGCACTCAGCGGAATCCTAGGATTTCTTGTTTCTCGCGGTGCGGTGCGTCTCATACGAAAACTGACGCTGGCCACCGAACAGGTTGCTGCGGATCGTAAGTTTGATGTGCGTATCCTTGAGTCGGGGAAAGATGAGCTTGCCCGTTTAGCCCGTTCTTTTAACTCTATGCTGGGAGAACTCGACCGTTCGGAAAAGGCACGGGAGCAACTAATTCTAGACGCCTCACACGAGTTACGAACCCCTCTGACAAGTATCCGCACAAACACTCAACTGCTGGGGGATAGCAGACTCAACGCTACCCAGGAGAAACAAATCGTGCAGGATCTGGTTGAGGGAGTTGAGGAGATGACCGGCCTGATCGCGGATGTTGTTGATGTTGCTCGAGGCGATGAAGGTTCTCGCCCCCACAAAACGGTTGAGTTCGGAGAGCTTGTCCAACAGCAGACTGCTGCGGCACAGCGCCACTGGCCTACGGTAGAGTTCCGCACAGATGTTACGCAAGCCTCTCTGACGGGGTCACCGGAACGGCTTGCGCGGCTTATCTCAAACCTGCTGGATAACGCGGCAAAATTTAGCCCCTCCGAGGGGGTGATCAACGTGACCTGCCAACCGACAAGAAAAGGTCTTGTGTTTACGGTAGATGACCGTGGACCCGGTATCTCTGAGGAACATCTGGCCCGCGTTTTTGATCGTTTCTATCGCACCCCCACAGCCCGCTCTCTTCCGGGATCTGGCCTCGGTTTAGCGATGGTAAAACAGATTGCAGATGCCCACGGTGCAGAGGTGACGATTAAAAAACGTTCCGGTGGGGGCACACACTTTCGAGTCTTCTTCCCAATCAATCGCACAGAACCGGCCTAG
- a CDS encoding response regulator transcription factor → MKILVADDDAAVRRSLTTALELERYEVCAVSDGRETLESLIHFDPDLFVVDWMMPNLDGVELCRVLRRMNDHTPLLILTARTRVSDRVVGLDSGADDYLIKPFDLSEFLARVRALVRRKSTAEAGTLRYADLTLDPASRTGRRGNREITFTHTEAALLERFILNSEQVLSRQQLEERVWGEDSQLTSNSLAVYINYLRKKITEENEVPLIHTERGFGYTLRTGSNG, encoded by the coding sequence ATGAAAATATTGGTTGCCGATGATGACGCGGCTGTCCGTCGGTCGCTAACCACCGCTCTCGAACTCGAGCGATACGAGGTGTGCGCAGTGAGCGATGGGCGTGAGACACTGGAATCACTTATTCACTTTGACCCAGACCTTTTTGTAGTCGACTGGATGATGCCAAATCTCGACGGGGTGGAGCTGTGTCGAGTGCTCAGAAGGATGAATGACCACACACCGCTTTTAATCCTGACGGCTCGCACCCGCGTTTCAGACCGGGTTGTGGGCCTTGATTCCGGTGCGGACGACTATCTGATAAAACCGTTTGACCTGTCGGAGTTTCTTGCTCGTGTCCGTGCCCTAGTGAGGCGTAAAAGCACCGCCGAGGCTGGCACCCTGCGATACGCAGATCTCACGCTAGATCCCGCGTCCAGAACCGGACGCAGAGGTAACCGGGAGATTACGTTTACACACACGGAGGCCGCCCTACTCGAAAGATTTATACTCAATTCGGAACAGGTTCTTTCTCGGCAGCAACTGGAAGAACGAGTGTGGGGCGAAGACTCCCAACTCACCTCGAACTCCCTCGCGGTTTATATCAACTATCTCAGGAAAAAAATTACTGAGGAAAATGAGGTACCTCTGATCCATACCGAACGTGGGTTTGGTTACACGTTGCGGACTGGGTCCAACGGGTGA